The following coding sequences lie in one Changpingibacter yushuensis genomic window:
- a CDS encoding arsenate reductase ArsC, whose amino-acid sequence MSDTKPSVLFVCVHNAGRSQMAAGFLRDLAGDGVEVRSAGSLPADRINPMAVEAMREVGIDITAEEPKVLTADAVQASDVVITMGCGDTCPIYPGKRYEDWIVEDPAGQGIEFVRPIREEIRTRVERLIASFEE is encoded by the coding sequence ATGTCTGATACCAAACCTTCTGTGCTGTTTGTGTGCGTGCACAACGCCGGCCGCTCGCAGATGGCAGCTGGCTTTCTCCGGGATCTTGCGGGAGATGGCGTTGAGGTTCGTTCGGCCGGTTCGTTGCCTGCGGATCGCATCAACCCGATGGCTGTGGAAGCCATGAGAGAGGTTGGAATCGATATTACTGCTGAAGAGCCCAAGGTCCTCACCGCTGATGCTGTTCAGGCTTCAGATGTGGTAATTACGATGGGTTGCGGTGATACCTGCCCTATCTACCCCGGTAAGCGATACGAGGACTGGATTGTGGAGGATCCGGCGGGCCAAGGAATCGAGTTCGTGCGGCCGATCCGCGAGGAGATCCGAACGCGAGTCGAGAGGCTGATCGCTTCGTTCGAAGAGTGA
- a CDS encoding winged helix-turn-helix transcriptional regulator: MSEPQWDPYVRDCPTRQLLDRIGDRWTVLIIGTLQAGPLRFSQIARQVDGVSQKMLTQTLRALENDGLVTRTVFAEVPPRVEYELTPLGLTLREPLKALEEWATANMSQVLAARNRNTKQDLTEPILANV; encoded by the coding sequence ATGTCAGAACCACAATGGGATCCATACGTGAGGGATTGCCCCACACGCCAGCTTCTGGATCGCATCGGAGATCGGTGGACGGTGCTTATCATTGGCACTTTGCAGGCGGGACCACTCCGGTTTTCACAGATTGCTCGCCAAGTGGACGGCGTCTCGCAGAAGATGCTCACGCAGACTTTGCGCGCACTTGAGAATGACGGGCTGGTGACTCGCACTGTTTTTGCAGAAGTTCCACCGCGAGTTGAATACGAACTAACACCGTTGGGGCTCACGCTTCGCGAGCCGCTTAAAGCGCTCGAGGAGTGGGCAACGGCGAACATGTCTCAGGTCCTTGCGGCCCGGAACCGGAACACCAAGCAAGATCTCACAGAGCCCATCCTCGCGAACGTGTGA
- a CDS encoding carboxymuconolactone decarboxylase family protein — translation MFGQVWSREDQLSARDRSIVTVTAIMAGGVLTPALQSHIERVKANGVTAEEMAEILTHAAFYAGWPKPWAAMSMAKDVYTD, via the coding sequence CTGTTCGGGCAGGTCTGGTCCCGCGAGGACCAGCTTTCCGCGCGGGATCGCAGCATCGTGACAGTGACGGCGATAATGGCCGGCGGCGTACTCACCCCCGCTCTACAGAGCCATATCGAACGGGTCAAAGCCAATGGCGTCACCGCCGAAGAGATGGCCGAAATCCTCACCCATGCCGCGTTCTACGCAGGCTGGCCCAAGCCCTGGGCCGCGATGAGCATGGCCAAGGATGTCTACACCGACTGA
- a CDS encoding ATP-binding protein, producing the protein MCTPSGLGPFQVLCRAGQGECVTSPGLLLPGITVESMRPASRLCNPSVARIFREAGIMEQWGTGLQRVFE; encoded by the coding sequence GTGTGCACGCCGTCAGGGCTGGGTCCGTTTCAGGTGCTGTGCCGTGCGGGTCAGGGAGAATGCGTCACAAGTCCGGGCCTACTGTTGCCGGGGATAACGGTGGAGTCGATGCGGCCGGCCTCCCGCCTGTGCAATCCGTCGGTGGCGCGGATCTTCCGTGAGGCCGGGATCATGGAGCAGTGGGGTACGGGCCTCCAGCGCGTCTTCGAGTAG
- a CDS encoding quinone oxidoreductase family protein: MTDTMRALLLGRGPEWILDEVPTPTPGPGQVLIRNRASATNNADLPMLAEADPSRGGTGKEAIAGFEYAGEIAAVGPDAGDWRIGDAVMGTFPSAFAEYLVADHRFVLPRPDGLAPEVACALPTALLTEFGALSVAEYKSGQSVLITGATTGIGMIGIQIAKTLGASRVVATTRTAAKKDLLMSLGADAVIVTGEEDLTEAALAATDGKGADVVLDHVAGNTFAHCLPATAVDGHVVNIGRLDGPVSTINLDALSYRHLTVHGVSFGFSRDWETVPILEALRDQVLPAVTRGDIAPVIDSQLDVTSFQQATDRLRSGETVGKIVLVFE; encoded by the coding sequence ATGACCGATACAATGAGAGCCCTCCTGCTCGGAAGGGGACCCGAGTGGATTCTTGACGAGGTGCCGACCCCTACTCCGGGGCCCGGGCAGGTCCTCATCCGCAATAGGGCGTCGGCCACCAACAATGCCGACCTGCCCATGCTCGCCGAGGCAGACCCCAGCAGGGGCGGAACCGGCAAGGAGGCGATCGCTGGATTTGAATATGCCGGCGAGATCGCCGCCGTCGGCCCGGACGCTGGCGACTGGAGAATCGGGGATGCTGTGATGGGGACATTCCCGTCCGCCTTCGCCGAGTACCTAGTCGCTGATCACCGGTTTGTGTTGCCGCGTCCAGACGGGCTTGCGCCGGAGGTGGCCTGCGCGCTGCCGACCGCGTTGCTGACCGAGTTCGGCGCACTCAGCGTCGCAGAGTACAAGTCTGGGCAGAGCGTACTCATTACGGGCGCGACCACCGGAATCGGCATGATCGGCATCCAAATCGCCAAGACCCTCGGGGCCTCGCGCGTGGTCGCGACAACTCGGACCGCAGCCAAGAAGGACCTCCTCATGAGCCTGGGCGCGGACGCCGTGATCGTCACCGGAGAGGAAGACTTGACCGAGGCGGCGCTGGCCGCGACGGACGGGAAGGGCGCGGATGTGGTCCTTGACCACGTCGCCGGTAATACGTTTGCCCATTGCCTGCCCGCGACCGCTGTCGATGGGCACGTGGTGAACATCGGCCGCCTCGACGGACCTGTCTCGACGATCAACCTTGACGCATTGTCGTACCGGCACCTGACCGTGCACGGAGTCTCGTTCGGATTCTCCCGGGATTGGGAAACCGTTCCGATCCTAGAGGCGCTTCGCGATCAGGTTCTGCCCGCGGTCACCCGCGGCGACATCGCGCCGGTCATCGACTCCCAGCTGGACGTCACCAGCTTCCAGCAGGCGACGGACCGGCTGCGCTCCGGAGAAACAGTTGGCAAGATCGTCCTGGTCTTTGAATGA
- a CDS encoding alpha/beta hydrolase produces the protein MDREKIGAIGFDENTNPIAREFGEFYSTPRGYHHNALSQFTITSTPSFVNFPLLEHIEWISPRPILLIAGAEAHSLYFSEDVYAAAAEPKELLTVPGANHVGLYDKIDLIPFDKLTSFFTENL, from the coding sequence GTGGACCGCGAAAAGATCGGAGCGATCGGCTTTGACGAGAACACCAACCCGATCGCTCGTGAGTTCGGAGAGTTCTACTCCACCCCTCGCGGCTACCACCACAACGCTCTCAGCCAGTTCACCATCACCAGTACCCCGTCATTCGTGAACTTCCCACTGCTGGAGCACATCGAATGGATCTCGCCCCGCCCCATCCTGCTCATCGCTGGTGCCGAGGCCCACTCGCTGTACTTCAGCGAGGACGTGTACGCCGCCGCCGCCGAACCCAAGGAACTCTTGACCGTGCCCGGCGCGAACCACGTCGGACTGTACGACAAGATCGACCTCATCCCCTTCGACAAGCTCACATCGTTCTTTACCGAGAACCTCTGA
- a CDS encoding ankyrin repeat domain-containing protein, with the protein MSSVGWQLDVDWPGVIEEGLLRESHVDNINRLADVAKVGNWEAVFRLLDRERFLSVNQWRIAGDSWFTPLHQAAWLGASSEVVDELIRRGAWRSLRNAEGDRPIVIALKRNHQHLADALTVRDLSDNELRKFTAWDKHLSELIQERTESLEPVKIRPIPSEIIALETLDNLYFGYPGMYGSFSMSIFKGRLLVESWSRVVGGSGQAHVITESGCVLVEEGFV; encoded by the coding sequence ATGTCGAGCGTAGGGTGGCAGTTGGACGTTGATTGGCCAGGCGTGATAGAGGAGGGACTTCTCAGGGAGAGTCACGTCGACAACATCAATCGTCTTGCGGACGTTGCCAAAGTCGGCAATTGGGAGGCGGTATTTCGTCTTCTTGATCGAGAGCGATTTCTGAGCGTAAATCAATGGAGAATCGCTGGTGACTCTTGGTTCACACCACTTCACCAGGCAGCTTGGCTCGGCGCCTCATCCGAGGTCGTGGATGAACTCATCCGCCGCGGAGCATGGCGTTCGTTACGGAACGCTGAAGGCGATCGTCCAATCGTTATTGCTTTGAAACGCAATCATCAGCATCTTGCTGATGCTCTGACCGTGCGTGATCTGAGCGACAACGAGTTGCGAAAGTTTACTGCATGGGACAAGCACCTATCTGAACTGATTCAGGAACGTACCGAGTCTTTGGAGCCCGTAAAGATTCGGCCAATCCCTTCCGAGATCATCGCGTTGGAGACATTGGACAATCTGTACTTTGGTTATCCAGGTATGTACGGCAGCTTCTCGATGTCGATATTCAAGGGTCGATTGCTGGTTGAGAGTTGGAGCCGAGTCGTTGGCGGTTCAGGCCAGGCCCATGTCATTACCGAGAGCGGTTGTGTGCTTGTCGAGGAAGGCTTCGTTTAA
- a CDS encoding Imm70 family immunity protein has translation MLQSSDDRRTLDVGDGDLTWSVLSTVDTHLTYLASSVPLAVSFLKTGICSADNAQETARQINLIRDALTQVPPELAVYDQSDLSKQAPWLGRLSPVITSCGNLYITPDGKDLLFELVSILSYASILGVDIVTVG, from the coding sequence ATGTTACAGAGTTCTGATGACCGTCGCACTTTAGATGTCGGCGACGGCGATCTGACGTGGTCGGTTCTCTCTACCGTCGACACTCATTTGACTTATCTAGCGTCTTCGGTGCCATTGGCAGTTTCATTCTTGAAGACTGGCATTTGTTCAGCTGATAATGCACAGGAGACCGCGCGTCAGATCAACTTGATTAGGGATGCACTCACCCAGGTTCCGCCCGAACTTGCGGTCTACGACCAATCGGATCTCTCAAAGCAGGCGCCGTGGCTCGGGAGGCTCAGCCCAGTCATTACTTCTTGCGGCAATCTGTACATAACCCCGGATGGCAAGGACCTGCTCTTCGAGCTGGTGAGTATCCTTTCGTACGCGAGCATCCTTGGAGTCGATATAGTTACGGTCGGTTAG
- a CDS encoding Fic family protein, which translates to MSINRALGTYGLSMLRTVVDKHATKDALLEGTGLSTAYGNYTRHVLPLLDAGLLEYTLPENPRHRGQRYRLTDLARRVLTEQDHE; encoded by the coding sequence GTGAGTATCAACCGTGCGTTGGGAACATACGGTTTGTCGATGCTGCGCACCGTGGTGGACAAACATGCGACTAAGGATGCGCTCTTGGAAGGTACTGGGCTCTCAACCGCATATGGCAATTACACACGTCACGTATTGCCACTGCTTGATGCTGGACTCTTGGAGTACACCCTCCCGGAGAATCCTCGTCATCGTGGACAGCGCTACCGATTGACGGACTTGGCTCGGCGCGTGCTGACAGAACAGGACCACGAATGA
- a CDS encoding metal-sensitive transcriptional regulator, with amino-acid sequence MSSTTESHASHHGYIGDKKRYLQRMKRIEGLARGIANMIDEEHYCIHILTQVSALTRSLQGVATGLLDDYLKHCVLDAAKLSDEAAHEKIQEATAAVNRLIRS; translated from the coding sequence ATGTCATCAACCACTGAATCGCACGCGTCGCACCACGGGTATATCGGCGATAAGAAGCGCTACCTGCAGCGCATGAAACGAATCGAAGGTTTGGCCCGGGGCATCGCGAATATGATCGACGAAGAGCACTACTGTATCCACATTCTGACCCAGGTCAGTGCGCTCACCCGCTCGCTGCAGGGGGTGGCGACGGGGCTGCTCGATGATTACCTGAAGCACTGTGTGCTCGATGCCGCCAAGCTTAGCGACGAGGCCGCCCACGAGAAGATTCAGGAGGCCACTGCCGCGGTCAACCGGCTGATCCGATCGTGA
- a CDS encoding AAA family ATPase, protein MFRCHAAKVGAKVLLVGNDVQLKPVDAGGAFGLLFHDRGDASELVDVHGFTYALETTAFLDPRHGRTNIIDAYDAHGSIHEGETEQMLDTIYTA, encoded by the coding sequence CTGTTTAGATGTCATGCGGCAAAGGTCGGTGCGAAGGTGCTGCTGGTCGGCAACGACGTCCAACTCAAGCCCGTCGACGCGGGCGGCGCCTTCGGACTTCTTTTCCACGACCGGGGAGACGCCTCCGAGCTGGTGGATGTCCACGGCTTCACCTACGCATTGGAGACGACCGCCTTCCTGGACCCGCGCCACGGCCGCACCAACATCATCGACGCCTACGATGCGCACGGCAGCATCCACGAGGGGGAGACCGAGCAGATGCTCGATACCATCTACACCGCCTAG
- a CDS encoding HAD-IC family P-type ATPase: MVAAASDRGLSLAPATGFSSPPAVGVTATVAGHEIQVGGPRLLEETGQPEIGAADAWRADGAIILHVVRDGIMIGGLKLADEIRPESRDALAALHRLGVEVVMITGDAAAVAGEVARELGIDRVFAGVRPKDKAAKVAELQHEGTAVAMVGDGVNDAPALVQADVGIAIGAGTDVAIASAGVILASSDPRSVLSVIELSRAAYRKMKQNLWWAAGYNLISVPLAAGVLDRVGFVLPMSVGAILMSLSTIVVALNAQLLRRIDLSPEASTRAVLERTN, translated from the coding sequence ATCGTCGCCGCGGCGAGCGACCGAGGCCTCAGCCTTGCACCCGCCACCGGGTTCTCTTCTCCACCGGCGGTTGGCGTCACCGCCACCGTGGCCGGCCACGAGATTCAGGTCGGTGGGCCCCGGCTTCTGGAAGAAACCGGGCAGCCCGAGATCGGTGCAGCCGATGCCTGGCGGGCCGACGGTGCCATCATTCTGCATGTCGTTCGTGACGGAATCATGATCGGCGGGCTGAAGCTCGCCGATGAGATTCGCCCGGAGTCGCGCGATGCCCTCGCCGCACTGCATCGGCTCGGTGTTGAGGTCGTGATGATCACCGGTGACGCTGCAGCCGTCGCGGGGGAGGTTGCTCGCGAACTCGGTATCGACCGTGTGTTCGCGGGCGTGCGCCCCAAAGATAAGGCCGCGAAGGTGGCCGAGTTGCAACACGAAGGCACGGCTGTCGCGATGGTCGGCGACGGCGTCAACGATGCCCCCGCCCTCGTGCAAGCCGATGTTGGTATCGCTATCGGGGCGGGCACCGATGTGGCGATCGCGTCGGCAGGGGTGATCCTCGCCAGCTCTGACCCGCGTTCGGTGCTCTCAGTGATCGAACTCTCACGTGCTGCCTACCGCAAGATGAAACAGAACCTGTGGTGGGCGGCGGGGTACAACTTGATTTCGGTGCCGCTTGCCGCCGGTGTGCTCGACCGCGTCGGGTTCGTGCTGCCGATGTCGGTCGGAGCGATTCTGATGTCGCTGTCGACGATCGTCGTGGCGCTGAATGCCCAGCTCTTGCGCCGCATCGATCTCAGCCCAGAAGCCAGCACTCGCGCCGTGCTCGAACGCACGAACTGA
- a CDS encoding CDP-alcohol phosphatidyltransferase family protein, with product MDRQALSRSDWLTVPNIITVVRLLLLLPICYLFTVDGDPVLSAVLLVVFGATDWCDGFIARRFNQVSRVGEVIDPIADRLGVALIAVFLVVGQHIPSWIGWVIVLTDLTLAFIFLIFRGKYRPGVSYLGKVRTAILMTGLPLIVFGRIEGLGFLGSIGMTAVSAGALLHAIVGCTYAWAMISSRSEQD from the coding sequence ATGGACAGGCAAGCGCTGAGTCGATCCGACTGGTTGACGGTACCGAACATCATCACCGTTGTGAGGCTCTTGCTGTTACTGCCTATCTGCTACCTCTTCACGGTTGATGGTGACCCAGTTCTTTCGGCAGTCCTGCTGGTTGTTTTTGGCGCAACCGATTGGTGTGATGGATTCATTGCCCGGAGATTCAATCAGGTCAGCAGAGTCGGGGAAGTTATCGACCCGATCGCGGACCGCTTGGGTGTGGCGCTGATCGCCGTCTTTCTTGTGGTGGGACAGCATATTCCTTCCTGGATCGGCTGGGTCATAGTCCTGACTGACCTGACGTTGGCGTTTATCTTTCTCATCTTCCGTGGCAAGTACCGGCCGGGCGTGAGTTATCTTGGCAAAGTCCGCACAGCAATTCTCATGACCGGGCTTCCCCTCATAGTGTTCGGACGAATAGAGGGGCTGGGCTTCCTCGGATCTATCGGCATGACGGCTGTTTCCGCCGGTGCCCTGCTGCATGCCATCGTGGGATGTACGTACGCTTGGGCGATGATCAGCTCGCGCTCGGAACAGGACTAG
- a CDS encoding NAD(P)-dependent oxidoreductase gives MARIVVLGGTGYAGSNIVAVAAGKGHEVVSYSRTLPATRVEGVNYQTGDVLESSLLEQAVVGADVVVSALSPRGALEGAGKLRSIEGEVAELAAKNGVRFGVVGGAGSLLVAEGGPKVAETDGFPDGFKAEAAELTGVLDDLRASDESLDWFFVSPAGGFGAWVPGEATGVFRVGGDVLLVDANGDSNISGADLALAIVNEIETPAHRRARFTVAY, from the coding sequence ATGGCACGAATCGTCGTTCTGGGCGGAACCGGATACGCAGGCAGCAACATTGTGGCTGTGGCAGCAGGCAAAGGGCACGAAGTTGTTTCCTACAGCCGCACGCTTCCCGCAACTCGCGTTGAAGGCGTTAACTATCAAACCGGAGACGTCCTTGAATCCTCGCTACTTGAACAAGCGGTAGTGGGGGCCGACGTCGTCGTTTCCGCACTTTCGCCACGCGGAGCGCTTGAAGGCGCCGGCAAGCTTCGTTCAATCGAGGGTGAAGTGGCTGAGCTGGCAGCGAAGAACGGCGTGCGGTTCGGCGTTGTAGGTGGCGCCGGTTCACTGCTCGTTGCCGAAGGTGGCCCGAAGGTTGCGGAAACTGACGGTTTCCCGGATGGGTTCAAGGCGGAAGCGGCCGAACTCACCGGAGTGTTAGATGATCTGCGCGCAAGCGATGAATCGCTCGACTGGTTCTTCGTCAGCCCCGCAGGCGGTTTCGGTGCTTGGGTTCCTGGCGAAGCCACGGGTGTGTTCCGGGTGGGCGGCGATGTTCTGCTCGTTGACGCCAACGGCGATTCGAATATCTCTGGTGCGGACCTTGCGCTCGCGATCGTCAACGAAATCGAAACTCCGGCCCATCGCCGCGCACGATTCACCGTGGCGTACTGA
- a CDS encoding FAD-dependent oxidoreductase, with protein MTATPIAEYVPDRLVRGRTALVGNAAHVPTPMTGSGFAASLDDAASLANFLRNARPNQVSDALVTYERDRLASARSLVRSGQGFSRSFARR; from the coding sequence ATCACCGCGACCCCGATCGCCGAGTACGTACCTGACCGGCTGGTCCGCGGACGTACCGCTTTGGTGGGCAACGCCGCGCACGTCCCAACGCCGATGACCGGCAGCGGCTTCGCTGCCAGCCTCGACGACGCAGCTAGCCTCGCTAACTTCCTCCGAAACGCTCGGCCCAATCAGGTTTCCGACGCGTTGGTCACCTACGAAAGAGACCGCCTCGCGTCAGCCCGAAGCCTCGTTCGGTCCGGACAAGGCTTCAGTCGTTCCTTTGCCCGGAGATGA